TCGCGCCGTTGCCGAAGAGTTTTGGACGCATCCCAGCCCAGATTGCCATCCGACCGATGTGTTGCAAGACGCCGACGGTAGCCTGCTTGTGATTGACACGGGAGGCTGGTTTCGTAACGGATGCCCCACGTCGCAGATCGCCAAGCCTGAAATTCTGGGAACGATCTATCGTATCCGCCGCAACGAGACCGTCCATCACGACGACCCGCGTGGACTGCTGATCGACTGGCCAGTGATTTCGATTTCGCGCCTGGTGGAACTGTTGGACGATCCGCGTCCGCCGGTCGCTGGCCGAGCGATTGCGGCGGTCGCCGCGCGCGGCGACGAGGCGGTGGGGGCGCTAGCGACAGCGCTCGACCCCAGTTCCAGCCTGGCTGTGCGCCGGCATGCGATCTGGGCGCTAACGCGCATCAATTCTCCGGCCGCGTGCGCGGCAGTGCGCGTGGCCTTGGCCGATCCCGACCCTGCGGCGCGTCTGACGGCCGTGGCCAGCGTGAGCACCACCCGTGACGCGGGGGCGGTGGATCGGCTATTGGAGTTGGTGCAGGCGGACGAACCTCCAGTGCGGCGCGAAGCGGCCACTGCGCTGGGGCGGATCGGCGACCGTCGGGCGGCGCCGGCGCTGCTCGAAGCGGCGCGGCGCCAGGTGGATCGCGCCCTCGACCACGCCATCGTTTACGCCTTGATCGAACTGAACGACCCGGCGGCGACCGCGGCCGGGCTGGCCGATTCCGATGCTCAAGTTCGCCGCACGGCGCTGGTGGCGCTGGACCAGATGGAGGCGGGCAACCTATCGAGCGATGCGGTGATGGCGGCGCTGGACACGAGCGATGCCGACCTGGAGCGAGCGGCGCTCGAAATCCTTAAACGCCGTCCGCAATTGGCGGAAGGCATCGATGGGCGTATTGGCCAATGGCTGACGGAACAAGAGGCGAGCGATTCGCGGCAGGCCACGGCGCGCGGCGCGCTGTTGGGTTTCTTGCGCGAGTCAGAACTGCAGAAGGCCATCGCCGGTTGGCTGTCGGCCGATTTGCCGCGGTGGTCGCAGCGCGTGTTGCTCGAGGCGATCGCGCGGAGCGATCTGGAGCGCCTGCCTGAAGTGTGGCGCAAACCTCTGGCGCAGCGACTGGCGGATGGCGACGAAGAGCAGCAGTCGCTGGCGCTGGCCGCGGCGGCGCCGCACCCGGAGCTATTCCATGGTGAGTTGCAAGCCGTAGTCGATCGACAGGCCGCTCCGGCGGACACGCGATTGGCTGCCGCGGCGGCGCTCGCGCGCGACAAGCCAGCGCTGGCGCCGAGCGCGTTTGCCACCTTGATGGACGCGCTGGCCGATACTTCTCCCCCGCTCACCCGGTTGCAAGCGGCCGAGGCGCTTGGCGCCGCGGAGCTAGACGCCAGGCAACTTGCCCAGTTGGTCGCCAAGATCGAACATCTGGGGGCGCTGGAACTGCCGGCGGCGCTGCGCGCGTTCGCCAAGCGGCCTGTGCCGCAACTGGGAGACCAGCTTGTGGCGGCACTGGCCCATGCGCCTGGCCTGCCGAGCCTTGGCGCCAGGCGTTTGGAAGAGGCGCTGCGCGAGTATCCGGCCGAAGTTCAACAAGCGGCCCAGCGATTGGTGGCGACCAGCGCGACCTCGCCCGCTGAGAGTCAGGCGCGTCTCAACGCGGCCCTGGCGGAACTGGCGCCCGGCAGTGCGGAGCGTGGCCGGCAAATATTCTTTGGCGCGCAGGCTGCTTGCAGCGCGTGTCACTCCGTGGCGGGGGAAGGAAGCAACATCGGCCCCGACCTCAGCAAGATTGCATCCATACGCACGCGCCGCGATCTGCTGGAAGCGGTGACATTGCCGAGCGCGTCGTTTGCACGTGGCTTTGAAAGTTACGCGGTGGCGACGGCGGATGGGCAGGTGTTCACCGGTGTCTTGCGTCGAGAATCGCCCGAGGCAATCTGGCTACGGCTGGCCGATCGATCAGAAGTTCGCCTGCCGCGAGCGGAGATAGAAGAAATGTCGCCGGCCACGCAGTCGATCATGCCGGAGGGGTTGCTTAAGACGATGACCCCTGCGCAGCGGAGCGATCTGGTGGCGTTTTTGGAATCGCTAAAATAGCGATCGATTGGCGCGTTTTAGCCTGGCGGGGGTAGAATAGGAAAGCCGCGGCAATTCGTTGCCGGCGGCGGCGTTCCTAGTTATAATTTTCACAATCTCTTCGTCCCCGAACATTCGTTCGGCAGAAAGCCAGAAAAGACCCGAACCGGCGCCCCAATTGGCGCAGTTCGCTGCCGTTTTGCCCCCGCGCCACCCGTAGTCGATCCAAGGAAGGAATCGAGGAGTCCTGATGAGCGACTCGCAGTCGCGACACTCCCCCGATTCGCCACGCACGGAGGCTGACTCCGCGCGAGTCGACACAACCCACGGCGGATGGTCGGCGGAAATTGAGGGACAATTTGGCGGGGAGCCAGCCGAGATCGTCACCCCACCGGTCGGCTGGCCAGTGGGCGAGCAGCCGACACAAATCTCTTCCCGGCCGCCTTTGGGGGGGCCCCCCCGCGAGATTCTGCGCCCCGCCGACTTGGGCCAATGGCTTGTCGGGGAGCGGCTGGAGCATTTTGAGTTGCAAGAGTTTGTTGGCGGGGGCGGGATGGGGGCGGTGTTCCGCGCGCTCGACGACCGGCTGAACCGGATTGTGGCGGTCAAAGTGCTGCCGCGCGAGCAGGCTGGCGATCAGGAAGTCGTACGGCGCTTTCGCAACGAGGCGCAATCGGCGGCGCGACTCGATCACGATCATATCGCGCGCGTGTATTACGTGGGCGAGGACAAGGGACTGCACTTCATCGCCTACGAGTTCATCGAAGGGCGCAACCTGCGCGATTTGGTGGTGGAGCGCGGCGTGCTGTCGGTGTCGGACGCGCTCAATTTCACCTTGCAGGTGGCCGATGCGCTGGCCCATGCCAGCGGCCGCGACGTGGTCCACCGCGACATCAAACCCTCGAACTTGATCATCACGCAGGAGGGGCGCGCCAAATTGGTCGATATGGGGCTGGCGCGGCTGCACCAGATCGACCGTTCGAGCGAGGATCTGACGGCCACCGGCGTCACGCTCGGGACTTTCGACTACATCTCGCCCGAACAGGCCCGCGATCCGCGTAGCGCCGACACGCGCAGCGACATCTATTCGCTGGGCTGCACGCTGTTCTTCATGCTCACGGGCCAGCCGCCGTTTCCCGAAGGGACGGTGCTGCAAAAGTTGTTGCAGCATCAGGGAGACGAACCACCCGATCCGCAATCGCTGAACCCGAACGTACAGCCGGCGGTCGTCCGTTTGCTGCGCAAAATGATGGCCAAAGAGCCGCGACAACGGCATCAAACGCCTGAAGAGCTGGTCGGCGATCTGCTGGTTTTGTGCGATCAACTAGGACTCAAGCCATCGGCGACGACGATGATTTCTGGCTCGCCGGTGTTCGATCGGCCGGCTGGCTGGGAACGGCACCTGGTGTGGGCGATACCGATCTTGGTGCTGGCGCTGATTGTCGGCATGCTGCAGTTGGCAAATTGGCGCACTGATGAAATGGCCTTGCGGCTGCCGCCGAGCGAGTTGCCCGCGGCGCGTCCTCAGACCGTGGTCCCCAGCGATGCGAAACGCGACGCGCCCCAGACCAAGGTCGCCACGCCCCGCACGCAGCCGGCGCCGGCTGTCGAAGCACCAGTTCGGCCCGTGACACCGCCGCTAGTCGAGGAAGGATTGGCGCCTTCGATTTCGGGCCCGCCGAACTCACTGGCGGCGCGGTTGCGCCAAGGGAGCGAAGGCGCCGGCGCGCCACGACTTGCCGCCGGTGTCTCTAGCGCACCTCAAACGGCGGCGGGCGTGAGCGTGGTTGATCCCGCCAACCAGCTGTCGGGAGGGGTTGATGCGTCGAATTCGGGGCAGATTGTGGCGCCCGCCGCGGCGGACGGCGAGAAGCCATCGACCAGCGCGCTAATCGTCGAACCGGAAGGCGCCGGAGCGAATGTCTTTCCCACACTGCAAGCCGCTTGCGCCGCGGCCGGACCACACGACGTGGTGGAACTGCGCTTCGATGGCCGGCTGGTCGAACGGCCGCTCGATCTGCGCAACTCGCGGGTGACGATTCGCCCGGCCGCCGGTTTTCGGCCGGTGCTCGTCTTTCAGCCGCGACAATCCGATCCGCAAAAGTACGCGCGGGGCATGATCTCGTTGACCGGGGGGCGGCTGACATTGATCAACCTGCCCGTCGAACTCGATCTGACGGCCGACGTGGCCGCGGAGTCGTGGACGCTGTTTGAAGTTCAGCAGGCGGAATCACTGCAACTGGAGCGCTGCTCTTTGACCATCTTGAACGCGGCCGACGATGGCCAACCGCTCCATGACCGCGTCGCGTTCATCACGGTGAGCGCGGCGCCAGGGAGCGGGTCGCTGATGGGCGCCGACGCCGAACTGGCCCGCTCGCTGTCGATTCAGCTTCGCGACTGCGTCGCGCGGGGCGAGGCCACCTTGCTTGCGCATCGCGACGCGCAAGCCTGCCAATTCACCTGGACCAATGGTTTGCTCGCCACCACCGAGCGCTTGCTCGATTCCAGCGGCGCGCGTTCGCTTCCCACGGCGGGAGACCAACTCACACTCGACTTGGCGCATGTGACGGCCGATATTCGCCGCGGCTTGTGCCGCGTGGCGGCCACAATCGACGCGCCGTATCAACTGCGCACCGAGATCAAATGCGCCAACAGCATCTTGCTCGGACGGCCTATGGCCACTTTGATCACGCAGGAGGGGATCGAGCCGATCGTCGAACTCAAGCGGCGACTGGTGTGGGACAGCGACCACAACTTTTACGACGGGTTTCATCACTTCTGGGAGATTCGTGGCGCCGGCGACCCGCCGAAAGTGGAACTTCCGTGGTTCAGTTTTTGGCGCGGCGAACGCAGTTGGGGTCGCGTGGTGTGGAAGCAGTTGCCGGATGCCAAATTCCCGGTGCATCAGGCTGTTGTGGCCGACTACGCGCTCGACGACGCAGCGAGCGGCAACAGCGCCGTGCGCGGAGCGACCGATGGCCGCGACGCTGGCTTTAGCGCCGGCCTGCTGCCCGAACTGCCCGCCAAGAGCGCGCCGGCGACTGGCTTTCGGTCGAGCGCGGCGCCGCGGTAGGGAACCTGGCGCGAGCGTGCGTCGAGTCCGAACTCTTTGACACCGCTTGCGCCAGTGGCTAAAAGTGATGGCTGCTCCCAGGACGATTGCGCCAGGGATCGATTCGGCCCGCTTGCCGAGCGCGCCTCGCCTGTTCGTGCCTCCACCATCCATATCTTCTTTGTGCGGGGGAATCTTAGTCCCATGCGGATGTATCAGTACTTGCTCGACGCGGCCCAGCAGGAACCGGACCGGATTGCCCTGGATTTCATGGAGCAGCAGTACACGTTTGGGTTGGTGGCGGCGCAAGCCCGACAGATCGCGGTCGGTCTGGTGGCGGAAGGAATCGAGCCCGGCCAATCGGTGGGATTGATGTTGCCGAACATTCCACCGTTTGTCACTTGCTATTACGCCACCCTGATGGCGGGGGGCGTGGTGGTGCCGTTCAACGTGATGCTGCAAGGTCCGGAGATCGAGTACCTGGTGCAGGACAGCGATATCCGCCTTATCGTCACCTATGAGATGTTCGCGCCGCAGGTGATCGAGGGAACCAAGCATCTCAAGAACCCGCCCAAGATCTTCGTGGTGGGCGCCAACGCGCACGGCCAGCGCCTGTATCACGAGTTGATGCGCGACGACGCCAACTTCCGACCGGTGGAGACCGATGTCTCCAAGCCGATCATGACGCTCTATACCTCTGGCACCACCGGCAAGCCCAAGGGCGCGCAGATTACCGACGCCAACGTGATCGCCAACCTAGAGATGTTCGAGTCGATCATACCGACCGACGCGGGCGACAAGTGGCTGTGCGTGTTGCCGCTGTTCCATGTATTTGCGCTCAATGGCATCTTGAACGCGGCGATCAAGAATCGTTCGACCGTGGCGCTGCATCCCCGCTTCGAGCTCGACGCTTGCCTCAAGAGTCTGGCCGAGGACGGCATTACGTCGTTCGCGGGCGTGCCGACCATGTATTTTTACATGCTCAAACACCCGCAGTTCGCGCAGGTCAAGGGGAGCAACCTGCGGTATTGCATTTCCGGCGGCGCGGCCATGCCGGTGGAGGTGCTCAATCAATTCGAGCAGGCTTCCGGCGTGCCGATTTATGAGGGCTTTGGTCTCACCGAGACCACGGTGAGCGTGTGCATCAACCGGCCCGAGGCGCGCAAGGTGGGCTCGATCGGTCTGCCGTTCGCGGGCGTCGAAATGAAGATTTTTGACGACGACGACAATGAGGTCGCGCACGGCGAGGTGGGAGAGGTGGTGATTCGCGCGCCCAACGTCATGTTGGGCTACCTAAACAAGCCGGAAGAATCGGCCGAGGCGCTGCGCGGCGGTTGGTTCCACACCGGTGACCTGGGCAAGCGCGACGAAGACGGCTTCTTTTACATCGTCGATCGCAAGAAGGACATGATTATTAAGGGGGGGTTCAACATCTATCCGCGCGAGATTGAGGAGGTGTTGTTCCAACTGCCGCAGGTCGCCGAGGCGGCGGTGATCGGCGCCTTTGACGAGGCCAAGGGGGAGCATATTGTGGCCGTCGTCGCCTTCAAGCCAGGACAGCAACTCGAAGCGGCCGACGTGATGAGCCACTTGGAACGCAATCTGGCCAAATACAAGCGGCCGCAAGAGATTGTGTTTCGCGCGGAACTGCCCAAGGGACCGACCGGCAAGATCCTCAAGCGCGAGCTGCGCAGCGAGTGGGACCAATGGAATCGTGATCGCGTGCAGTCGCCGGGTTCCGAGGCCGAGGTGGGCGCCGGCAGCTAGCGCTGCCGCGAGCGAGCCAAGCGAGTAGATCCAAGCGAAATACGAACCATCATGGAAGCTGGCGCGCATTTCGAGGTGGAGCAGAAATTTTGGGTGGACGACGCCGAGCGCTTCGCCAGCGCGGTCGATGCGTTGCCCGCCAAATGGCGTGGCACGGCGCGGCAGGTTGACGAGTACTTTGCCCACCCCTGCCGCGACTTCGCCGCCAGCGACGAGGCGCTGCGCATCCGGCGCATAGGCGGCGAAAACCGGGTGA
This region of Pirellulales bacterium genomic DNA includes:
- a CDS encoding HEAT repeat domain-containing protein, whose protein sequence is MFAVRRCQWIVLTVTLLLGGGRLPLFGQGTTGITVPDGFTVEIAAASPLVQHPLMAGFDDRGRLYVAESAGLNLDAAELLTQKPNYIRRLEDTDGDGKFDHTTIFADQMTFPSGALWHQGALYVASPPHIWRLEDTDDDGVADRREAIVGKFGFVGNAADIHGCFLGPNGRLYWCDGRHGHEFVDEQGQVRSQGKAARIFSCRLDGSDIESHCGGGMDNPVEVDFSAEGEMLGSVNLFYEKRGDCLVHWLYGGVYPRRDQEAMIAEFRRSGDLLPPVLDLGHVAVSGMTRYRGNQWGDAYRGNVFQTEFNTHKVMRITLAREGATYRAVAEEFWTHPSPDCHPTDVLQDADGSLLVIDTGGWFRNGCPTSQIAKPEILGTIYRIRRNETVHHDDPRGLLIDWPVISISRLVELLDDPRPPVAGRAIAAVAARGDEAVGALATALDPSSSLAVRRHAIWALTRINSPAACAAVRVALADPDPAARLTAVASVSTTRDAGAVDRLLELVQADEPPVRREAATALGRIGDRRAAPALLEAARRQVDRALDHAIVYALIELNDPAATAAGLADSDAQVRRTALVALDQMEAGNLSSDAVMAALDTSDADLERAALEILKRRPQLAEGIDGRIGQWLTEQEASDSRQATARGALLGFLRESELQKAIAGWLSADLPRWSQRVLLEAIARSDLERLPEVWRKPLAQRLADGDEEQQSLALAAAAPHPELFHGELQAVVDRQAAPADTRLAAAAALARDKPALAPSAFATLMDALADTSPPLTRLQAAEALGAAELDARQLAQLVAKIEHLGALELPAALRAFAKRPVPQLGDQLVAALAHAPGLPSLGARRLEEALREYPAEVQQAAQRLVATSATSPAESQARLNAALAELAPGSAERGRQIFFGAQAACSACHSVAGEGSNIGPDLSKIASIRTRRDLLEAVTLPSASFARGFESYAVATADGQVFTGVLRRESPEAIWLRLADRSEVRLPRAEIEEMSPATQSIMPEGLLKTMTPAQRSDLVAFLESLK
- a CDS encoding protein kinase → MSDSQSRHSPDSPRTEADSARVDTTHGGWSAEIEGQFGGEPAEIVTPPVGWPVGEQPTQISSRPPLGGPPREILRPADLGQWLVGERLEHFELQEFVGGGGMGAVFRALDDRLNRIVAVKVLPREQAGDQEVVRRFRNEAQSAARLDHDHIARVYYVGEDKGLHFIAYEFIEGRNLRDLVVERGVLSVSDALNFTLQVADALAHASGRDVVHRDIKPSNLIITQEGRAKLVDMGLARLHQIDRSSEDLTATGVTLGTFDYISPEQARDPRSADTRSDIYSLGCTLFFMLTGQPPFPEGTVLQKLLQHQGDEPPDPQSLNPNVQPAVVRLLRKMMAKEPRQRHQTPEELVGDLLVLCDQLGLKPSATTMISGSPVFDRPAGWERHLVWAIPILVLALIVGMLQLANWRTDEMALRLPPSELPAARPQTVVPSDAKRDAPQTKVATPRTQPAPAVEAPVRPVTPPLVEEGLAPSISGPPNSLAARLRQGSEGAGAPRLAAGVSSAPQTAAGVSVVDPANQLSGGVDASNSGQIVAPAAADGEKPSTSALIVEPEGAGANVFPTLQAACAAAGPHDVVELRFDGRLVERPLDLRNSRVTIRPAAGFRPVLVFQPRQSDPQKYARGMISLTGGRLTLINLPVELDLTADVAAESWTLFEVQQAESLQLERCSLTILNAADDGQPLHDRVAFITVSAAPGSGSLMGADAELARSLSIQLRDCVARGEATLLAHRDAQACQFTWTNGLLATTERLLDSSGARSLPTAGDQLTLDLAHVTADIRRGLCRVAATIDAPYQLRTEIKCANSILLGRPMATLITQEGIEPIVELKRRLVWDSDHNFYDGFHHFWEIRGAGDPPKVELPWFSFWRGERSWGRVVWKQLPDAKFPVHQAVVADYALDDAASGNSAVRGATDGRDAGFSAGLLPELPAKSAPATGFRSSAAPR
- a CDS encoding long-chain fatty acid--CoA ligase — translated: MRMYQYLLDAAQQEPDRIALDFMEQQYTFGLVAAQARQIAVGLVAEGIEPGQSVGLMLPNIPPFVTCYYATLMAGGVVVPFNVMLQGPEIEYLVQDSDIRLIVTYEMFAPQVIEGTKHLKNPPKIFVVGANAHGQRLYHELMRDDANFRPVETDVSKPIMTLYTSGTTGKPKGAQITDANVIANLEMFESIIPTDAGDKWLCVLPLFHVFALNGILNAAIKNRSTVALHPRFELDACLKSLAEDGITSFAGVPTMYFYMLKHPQFAQVKGSNLRYCISGGAAMPVEVLNQFEQASGVPIYEGFGLTETTVSVCINRPEARKVGSIGLPFAGVEMKIFDDDDNEVAHGEVGEVVIRAPNVMLGYLNKPEESAEALRGGWFHTGDLGKRDEDGFFYIVDRKKDMIIKGGFNIYPREIEEVLFQLPQVAEAAVIGAFDEAKGEHIVAVVAFKPGQQLEAADVMSHLERNLAKYKRPQEIVFRAELPKGPTGKILKRELRSEWDQWNRDRVQSPGSEAEVGAGS